From the Phyllobacterium sp. T1293 genome, the window GACAATTGAAGAAAAATGAGGGGAAAAAACATGCTGTTAAAAAGAATAATGCAAGCTGCGTTACTGGGTGTTGCTTTGGGCGCACCGGCAGCTTTGGCTGACGATCTGAAAATCGCAGTCGCCGGTCCGATGACCGGACAGCTTGCCAATATCGGGGATCAATTCAAACAGGGTGCGCAGGCAGCAGCGGCTGCAATCAATGAAAAGGGCGGTATCAAAGGCCGCCAGATCAAACTTGTGATCGAAGATGACGTCTGCGATCCCAAACAGGCTGTATCGATTGCCAATCGCATTGTTGCGGAAGGCATCAAGTTTGTTGACGGTCATGCCTGCTCGGGCTCCAGCATTCCCGCTTCGGCTGTATATGCGGAAGCCGGTGTGCTGATGATGACGCCAGCGTCATCCAATCCTGATCTGACCGAAGCAGCGGCGAAAAAGGGCTGGTCAACAATCATGCGCCTTTATACGCGTGACGATGGTCAGGGCGAATTTGTCGGGCCGTGGATTGCCGAAAAGTACAAGGGCAAGCGCGTCGTCATCCTGCATGACAAGGGTGCCTATGGCAAAGGCCTTGCCGATGCGGTGAAGGGCAAGATGAACGAGAGCGGGCTGAAGGAAGTCCTTTATGAAGGCATCAATGCTGGTGACAAGGACTATTCGGCGCTGATTACCAAGCTGAAGGACGCAAAGGCAGATTTTGTTTATTTCGGCGGTTATCATCCGGAAGCCGGTCTGATCCTGCGTCAGGCAGCGGACCAGAACGTCAAGTTCCAGCTGATGATGGGTGACTCCATCGCTTCACCAGAATTCTGGGCGGTGGCAGGAAAGACTGGCGAAGGCGTGATGTTCACGTTCCCGGCAAATCCGCAGGCACGTCCTGAGGCAAAGGCAGCAGTCGAGAAAATCAAGGCCAGTGGCTTCACGCCTGATGGTTTCACGCTTTTCTCCTATGCTGTCGTTGAAGCTATCGCTCAGGGCGTGGAACGCGCCGGCAGCGACGATGCAGTGAAGGTTGCCGCCGCACTCAAGGATGGAAAGCCGGTTAACACTGTTGTTGGTGCTGTTGTTTTTGATGAGAAGGGCGACATCAAGGATGCCAAATATGACATCAATGTCTGGCATGATGGCGCGTACACGGCGATGAAGCCATAAGCCATTCGTAACATCATTGTTTCGATAAACAGAACGGGCGCTCATGGCGCCCGTTTTCGTTTGATTGATGATTGAGGCGGGGTGCCCGCGACCCCACGCTGTAAATCTACATGCCGCAGCTTTGCATCTGCGCCGCATATTTGCTTGCCATAGCAGCGGTACGGCGCGCGACCCGGTCGATACCAGGCTTGTTTCT encodes:
- a CDS encoding ABC transporter substrate-binding protein, which encodes MLLKRIMQAALLGVALGAPAALADDLKIAVAGPMTGQLANIGDQFKQGAQAAAAAINEKGGIKGRQIKLVIEDDVCDPKQAVSIANRIVAEGIKFVDGHACSGSSIPASAVYAEAGVLMMTPASSNPDLTEAAAKKGWSTIMRLYTRDDGQGEFVGPWIAEKYKGKRVVILHDKGAYGKGLADAVKGKMNESGLKEVLYEGINAGDKDYSALITKLKDAKADFVYFGGYHPEAGLILRQAADQNVKFQLMMGDSIASPEFWAVAGKTGEGVMFTFPANPQARPEAKAAVEKIKASGFTPDGFTLFSYAVVEAIAQGVERAGSDDAVKVAAALKDGKPVNTVVGAVVFDEKGDIKDAKYDINVWHDGAYTAMKP